The window GAGATCAGGACTGGCGGTGGTTTTGGGGCATTCCAGACCTGTAATGTGGCCGACCAGGCAGATGTACAAAAAGTGGTGGCAGCCATCAGTGAACTGGAGGGACGGATAGATATATTGGTGAACAATGCGGGTGTAGCCCATATTGGTAATGCTGAAAATACTTCCGAGGCAGATTTTGACAGGATCTATTCTATCAACGTAAAGGGCGTATATAATTTCCTGCATGCGGCCTTGCCGGTAATGAAGCAAACTGGTGGCGTTATATTGAATACCTGCTCCATCGCCGCTACGGTAGGATTGAGTGACCGTTTTGCCTACAGTATGAGTAAGGGAGCCGTCCTGAGTATGACCTTGTCAGTGGCCAAGGATTATTTGTCCCACAAGATCCGCTGCAATTGCATGTCGCCGGCCCGCGTGTACACTCCCTTTGTGGAAGGGTTTATTGCCAAGAACTATCCGGGAAAGGAGCAGGAGATATTTGAGAAATTATCGAAAAGCCAACCGATAGGGCGTATGGGGACAACTGAAGAAGTGGCGGCCCTGGCATTATACCTCTGCAGTGACGAAGCGGGCTTCCTCACTGGTTGCGACTATCCTATTGATGGCGGATTTACAAGATTAAACAGCTAAAAAGGAAATAATGAAACTGATTCGATTTGGGGCGCCCGGCAAGGAAAAGCCCGGAGTGCTGATCAATGATAAATGTTATGATGTTTCCGGTTTTGTGCCGGATTATGATGAAGCCTTCTTTGAAGAGGGTGGCCTTGCCAGGTTGCAGCAGGTGATCGCAGCAGGAAGCCTTCCTGAAGTAAAGGTGGAACGCTTTGGTTGCCCTGTGAAAAGGCCATCCAAGATCGTTTGCATCGGCCTTAATTATATTGACCATGCCAGGGAAACCGGTGCCACACCACCTGCAGAACCGGTGATCTTCCTGAAGTCGACAACGGCCATTATTGGTCCAAACGATACCATTGTGATCCCTAAAGGTTCTGAGAAAACGGATTGGGAAGTGGAACTGGCTGTGGTGATCGGTAAGAAGGCCAGTTATGTTGAGGAAGCGAATGCAATGGACCATGTTGCCGGTTACTGCCTGCACAATGATGTGAGTGAAAGGGCATTCCAGTTGGAACGTGGGGGTACCTGGGACAAGGGTAAGGGCTGTGATACCTTCGCGCCGATCGGGCCCTTCCTGGCAACGAAAGAGGAGATCGCCGATGTGCATAATCTTCGGTTATGGCTTACCGTGAACGGACAGAAGATGCAGGATGGCACCACTGCAGACCTGATCTTTACTATTCCGCACATTATTGCTTATGTGAGCCAGTTCATGACCCTGTTGCCGGGGGATATCATTTCAACCGGTACCCCGGCAGGTGTGGGTTTAGGCATGAACCCGCAGGTGTACCTGAAACCGGGAGATGTAGTGGAGTTGGGTATCGATGGCCTGGGAAGTTCCAGGCAGGTTGTTAAGGCCTTTCAATAAACAAGTAATACCAACGATCGTCATATGAAAAACAAGCAGTCTTACCTGGTTGCCTTCATCATGGTTACCAGTCTCTTCTTCCTGTGGGCTTTCCTGCATAATATCAACCCCATCCTGATCCCTCACCTGAAGAAGGCTTGTACCCTTACAGATACGGAAAGTGCGTTCATCGACTCTTCCGTTTACCTGAGTTATTTCCTGGTGGCCTTGCCGGCAGGATGGTTCATGCACAAGTATGGCTATAAGAATGGCATCCTGGTGGGTTTGCTATTGTATTGTATCGGGGCCTTTCTTTTTGTACCGGCAGCATCAGCGCGCAGTTATAATTTTTTCCTGGTGGCCCTGTTCATCATGGCAGGTGGTGCAACCTTCCTGGAGACCATTGCCAATCCCTATATCACCAAGTTGGGAGATCCGGAAGGGGCAGCGAAGCGATTGAACCTTGCCCAGTCATTCAACGGAGTAGGCTCAGTGATCCCGCCATTGATAGGCGGACAATTCATCCTTTCGGGTATTGAACATTCACCGCAAGAGTTAAGCAGGATGAGTGCTGCCGACCTGGATGCCTACCTGAGTTTTGAAGCCAATGCCATCAAGATGCCCTATATGGTGATCGGTGGTGTGGTCGCCCTGATTTTGATCCTGTTTGCATTGGTTAAACTTCCCGAGATCAAGGAAGCGCCAGAGGAAGGAGGTGAGTCCAGTTTCTCCCTCAGGGTATTCAGGCACCGGCATTTTCGTTGGGCTTTACTGGCGCAATTCTTCTATATAGGGGCACAGGTGGGTATTGGCAGCTTCTTTATCCGTTATGCACGCTATGTGCAGGATATCCCCGAGAAGCAGGCCGCATTCCTTTGGGGATCTATTGCCATGGTGGGTTTTATGGCGGGACGTTTTGTAGGTACCTTCCTGATGAAATATTTCAAACCTGCCGTGTTATTGTGCGCCTTTGCCCTGACCAATGTTGCCTTATTGGCCATAGCCATATTTGCATCCGGTAACCTTGCAGTCTATGCCTTGATAGCTACCCCATTCTTTATGTCCATCATGTTCCCCACCATCTTTGCCCTGGGTATTGATGGACTGGGCGAAGAAAGTAAGATCGCGTCCTCCTTCATCGTGATGTCAATTGTAGGCGGGGCCTTCTTCCCCATCTTGATGGGACAGGTGAGTGATGCCAATAGCGGTAATATCCAGCTTTCTTACCTGGTGCCGGTAGTTTGCTTCCTTGTGGTCTTCTGGTTTGGCCTTACCCAGTTAAAGAAAGCCGCAGTAAAAGTTTCTGTAGCGCATTAAACAGGAAATCATGAAAAGGTATTGTTTGTCAGTTGACCTGAAGAATGATGAGCAGCTCATTGCGGAGTATGAACAGTATCATGTGAAGATCTGGCCGGAGATCGAACAAAGCATCCGGGATGCGGGAATTACGAGTATGGAGATCTACCGTATTGAAAACCGCTTGTTCATGATCATGGAGACCAGTGATGATTTCTCTTTCGAAAGGAAAGCTGCCATGGATGCGGGTAATGCCAGGGTGCAGGAATGGGAGGAGTTGATGTGGCAATACCAGCAGTCATTGCCTTCAGCAAAGAAGGGGGAAAAGTGGGTGTTGATGAAAAAGATATTTGACCTCAATTCATAAGTTATGCAGGTGATCGATACACATCAGCATTTCTGGGAGTATGATCCGTCCAGGCATGAATGGATCTCAGATGAGATGTCAGTGATCCGCAGGGATTTCCTACCAAAGGACCTGCAGTCCTTGCTTTCCCGTAATGGAGTATCGGGATGTGTGAATGTTCAGGTGGACCAGTCGGAAGCAGAAACCTTGTGGATGCTGGATCATGCGGCAAAGCATGATTTCATCCTTGGGGTAGTGGGTTGGGTGGACCTTAAGGGAAAAGATATCAGGGACCGCCTCGCTTATTTTACCCAGTTCCCCAAGCTGAAAGGCTTCCGTCATATCCTACAGGCAGAAGCGCCGGCGTTCATGCTGGATAATGCCTTCCTCAATGGTATTTCAGCCTTGAAGGATTTTGGCTTTACCTACGACATATTGGTTTTTCCCCGGCACTTGCCGGCTGTTTTGGATATGGTGATCACGAATCCAGACCAGCCTTTCGTGATCGATCACCTGGCCAAGCCTTATATCAAGGATAATATGCTTGAGTTGTGGAAGAAGGATATGGAGCGACTTTCGGCTTTCCCTAATGTGTATTGTAAAGTGAGCGGAATGGTCACGGAGGCTGATTGGTCCCGGTGGACCAGTGATGACCTGCATCCCTACCTGGATGCTGTAGTGGAATTATTTGGCATAGACCGGCTGATGTTCGGGAGTGATTGGCCGGTATGCCTGGTAGCTGCCAATTATGACCAGTGGCTGTCTACGGTGAAAGCCTATTTTTCAGGGTTTTCAGAGGATGATCAGCATAAAGTCTTCTATGGGAATGCGAAAAGGTTTTATCGGTTATAGGTTAACGTTATTAATTGATCAAAAGTATTAATGGTATGAATCTGCAATTACAGGATAAGGTAATCATCGTAACAGGTGGTGCTAAGGGCATTGGCTGGGGAATAGTAGAAGTGTTGGCCAGGGAAGGAGCCGTGCCGGTGATCCTGGGCCGCAATGAAGCGGATAATCTTAGGGCCATGGAGACAATAGTCGCCAATGGGGGTAAAGCCTGGCAGGTGGTGGCCGAATTGTCGAAGCCGGAAGAATGTGCTAAGGCAGTCCAGCAGGTGATCGCACAGTTTGGCCAGATCGATGGGCTGGTCAATAATGCAGGGGTGAATGATGGGGTAGGGCTGGAGCATGGAGATTATGTGCGTTTCATGGAGAGCCTGCACAAGAACCTGGTACACTATTACCTGATGGCCCATCATGCCCTTCCTGAACTGAAAAAGACAAAAGGCAGTATTGTTAATATTACTTCCAAGACAGCCGATACTGGTCAGGGCAATACCTCTGCCTATGCGGCTTCCAATGGTGGCCGGAATGCCCTGACCAGGGAATGGGCCGTTGAGCTGGCCAAGTATTCCATCCGGGTGAATGCGGTGGTGGTGGCAGAATGCTTTACGCCATTGTATGAGAACTGGATCAAGACCCTGCCTGATCCTGAAGGGAAACTGAAGGAGATCACTTCCAAGATTCCCTTTGAACACCGTTTTACTACGGCGGAAGAGATCGCCAACATGACCGTATTCCTATTATCTCCACTTTCCAGCCATACCACCGGACAGCTGATCCATGTGGATGGGGGCTATGTCCATCTCGACCGGGCTATGGCCAATGCCTGATTGCCTGGGATATTTATTACGTAAACGTTTACGTAGTTCTTTTTGAATAACTTGGGTTGTTGATCGAAATTTATGGAACCGGTTACCATCAAGACCATTGCGAAGCAATTAGGATTGTCCATTGCCACTGTTTCCAGGGCGCTGAACGATAGATATGGTATTGGCGAAGCCACAAGGGCTAAGGTGAAGGCAGTGGCCGAAAGCCTGGGTTACCAACCCAATGCCTATGCTAGTGGATTGAAGCGGAAGGGCAGTAAGACCATCGCGGTGGTATTGCCCGGGCTTGACAATAACTTCTTTACGCAGGTGATCAGTGGGATCGAGTCTGTGGCCCACCAGAAAGGCTTCCATGTGCTGGTTTACCTTACCCATGAAGACCAGCAAAGGGAAAAGGAGATCCTGCAGATAGTAAGGAATGGGAGGGCTGACGGTATCCTGATCTCGGTTGCCAATAGTTCAGGGGGATATGCCCATATAGAGCAATTGGTGGAAGCGGGGATGCCGGTCGTGTTTGTTGACCGGATCTGTGAGCATATTGATGTGCCGGGGGTGGTGACGAATAATGAGGAATCCGCATTTGAAGCCACAAAATTATTGCTGGCTAAGGGTTGCAGGAAGATCGCCTTCCTGGGGATGGCTCCACAGTTGTTCATTACGGGCTCAAGGAAGAACGGCTACCTGAAAGCACTCAGGAGTGTAGCGAGTGAGCAGGAGCCCATTATCCAGGAATTTGAGAAAGACCATGAAAAGAACATCCGCTTATTGACGGATCTGTTGAAGCACCAACAGCCGGATGGATTGTTTGCTGTTTCAGAAAAAGTAGCCTTGCTGGTATATGAGGTTTGCGGGGCCCTGAAACTGAGGATACCGGAAGACATTAAACTGGTTGGGTTTACCAATATGCCGGCTGCGGCCTTCCTGGAACCTTCGATGAGTGCCATTGTTCAACCGGCTGTTGAAATGGGCGAACGTGCAGCAGAGCTGTTGTTCAAAGTGATCGGGAAAAAGAAAATATTCGAAATAGAAAAGAAACAGGTATTGCCTTCTGTGTTAAGGATCAGGCGTTCGGCAGGATAGGACTGCCAAAAGGGGCATACGGTTTTCTTTCTCACCCATAAAAATTGACGTATGCTTGACCGAAGAAAATTCCTTCTCCAGTCTGCCCTGGCAGGCACCGGCCTCCTGGTAGGCCCCACCCTCGCAAGTTTTGCAGGTTCCCCCAATGAAAAGGTGGTGATTGGTGCTGTTGGTACCAATAGCCGTGGTTTTTACCTGGCCAAAATGCTGGCCCTACTCCCGAATGTGGAGATTGGCTATGTCTGCGACGTGGATGCCAATGTGCTGGCCAAAACCATCGCTGAGATCGAGAAGGTTTCCGGGAAGAAACCCAAAGGGTATAATGATGTGCGCAAGCTGCTGGCTGAAAAGGACCTCGATGCCATTGTGATCGCTACTCCCGACCATTGGCATGCACCGGCAGCCTTGATGGCGGTGCAGGCTGGCAAACATGTGTACGTAGAGAAGCCCTGTTCGCATAATCCCGCCGAAGGTGAGCTGTTGATAGCTGCACAACAGCGTTATGGGAAGCTGATCCAGATGGGTAACCAGCGACGTTCTTTCCCCAATGTACAGCAGGCAATGAAGGAATTGCAGGAAGGCTTGATCGGTCGGGTATATTTTGCCAAAGGTTGGTATGCCAATAGCCGAAAGTCCATTGGCTTTGGGAAAGCGGCACCGGTTCCTTCCCACCTTGATTTTGACTTATGGCAGGGACCTGCTCCGCGCAGGCCTTTCAAGGATAACCTCGTTCATTATAACTGGCATTGGTTCTGGCATTGGGGCACTGGTGAAGCCCTCAATAATGGCACCCATGAGATCGATGTGATGCGCTGGGGGTTGGGCGTTGACTTTCCAATCCGGGTGGTATCGGCCGGGGGACGCTATGCCTTCAATGATGATTGGGAAACACCCGATACGCAAACCATCACCCTTGAGTTCCCCAATAAGACCGCCATGCTGTGGGAATCCAGGAGCTGCAATCCACATGAGGTAGAAGGCAGTGGCAGGGGAGTGGTCTTCTATGGGGAGAAAGGCACCATGGTCATCCCGGGTGGTGATGATTACAAAATTTTCGGCATGGATAACAAACTGGTCAGGGAGGTAAAGACCAATCTGCAAAAAGCGGATGCGACCAATACCATGGGCATGGGCGAGCGTTTGGACAGCATGCACCTGCTGAATTTTGTGGATGCCATCCGGGGCAAGGCTAAACTCACTTCGCCCATTACTGAAGGCCACCGGTCAACTTTGCTTGCACAATTAGGAAATATATCCTGGCGGACCGGAAGGGCCTTGCAATGTGACCCTTCGAATGGGCATATCCTGAATGACAAGGAGGCCATGCAATACTGGACGCGTGAGTATGCGCCCGGTTGGGAAATGAAACTCTGATCAACATAATGTAGCAACATGAAGAAACTAGTATTGATGGGGATGGTATTCCTGGCCAGCTGGCAACTGCAGGCACAGGGCAGTTCCCAAAAGGGACAATGGGTGAGTCTTTTCAATGGGAAGGACCTCAAAGGATGGAAACAATTGAATGGTAAGGCTAAGTACGAGGTGAAGGATGGGGCAATAGTGGGCACCACCGTTCTGAATGAACCCAATTCCTTCCTGGCGACTGAAAAGGATTACCAGGACTTCATCCTTGAGCTGGAGTTCAAGGTGGATTCCAATATGAATTCCGGCATCCAGTTCAGGAGTGAGAGCCGCCCTGATTACCAGAATGGAAAGGTGCATGGCTACCAGATGGAGATCGATCCATCCAGGCGTGCCTGGAGTGGTGGTATATATGATGAAGGCAGAAGGGGATGGTTGTACACCCTTGATTATAATGAAGGGGCAAAGAAAGCCTTTCATAACGGGGAGTGGAACCACTATCGCATTGAATGTATCGGTAATACGGTTCGCACCTATGTTAACGGCATCGCTGCTGCTTACCTCATCGATAGCCTGCCGACCAGGGGCTTTATTGCCCTGCAGGTACATTCCATCGGCAAGCCTGAAGAAGCCGGCCGGCAGATCAAGTGGCGCAATATCCGGATCCAAACCGCTAACCTTAAGCCCAGGCCGTCCTCAACGATTTTCGTTGTCAACTTACTACCCAACCAGTTATCAGAACAAGAGAAGGCCAATGGCGTGAGGTTATTATGGGATGGCCAAACCACCAAGGGCTGGAGGGGCGCTTATAAAACCCAGTTCCCTGAAAAAGGCTGGAAGATAGAGGACGGTATGTTGAGGGTGATGAAATCTGGTGGTGGCGAATCCGTGAATGGCGGGGATATCGTGACCGAAGAATTATTCGGGGCTTTTGAACTGCAGTTTGATTTCCGCCTGACGCCAGGGGCCAATAGCGGGGTAAAATATTTTGTTACGGAAAAAGAGAACAATGCCGGTTCTGCCATAGGACTGGAATACCAGGTACTGGATGACGACCAGCATCCTGATGCCAAACTGGGAGCCGTCGGCAATCGTACCATGGCTTCCCTCTATGACCTGATCCCTTCCCTGAAACCCTGGATGTCCCGCAAACCCATCGGGGAATGGAACAAGGGAATGATCAGGGTGTATCCTGACAATAGGATAGAACATTACCTGAATGGTTGCAAGGTAGTGGAATACCAACGCGGCACCCCGATCTTCTATGCCCTGGTGGCACGCAGTAAATATGCCGGCTGGAAGGATTTCGGGATGGCGGAAAAAGGCAGGATCCTGTTGCAGGACCATGGTGATGCGGTGGATTTCCGCAGTATCAAGGTCAGGGCTTTGTAAAAGAATAAAATCGAGTATGCATGGATGTTAGTAAGATGTTTTCCCTGGAGGGGAAAGTGGTGGTCGTAACCGGTGGGACGGGTATCCTTGGCGAGTCATTTGTGAAAGCCATTGCAGCAGCAGGTGCGGCAGTTGGGGTGCTGGGAAGGAATGAGGGGATTGCCGAGGAAAGGGCTGCAGCCATCAATGCCGAAGGCGGCAAGGCCATTGCGCTGGTAGCGGATGTAATGGATGAAGGGCACCTGCGGCAGGCGAAGCAACAAATGCTGGATCGCTTTGGAAAGATCGATGGCCTGGTGAATGCAGCCGGGGGTAATATGCCTGAAGGCGTGGTACAGCCGGAAGCAGACCTGTTCAGGATGAACCTGGACGGGTTGAGAAAAGTGATGGACCTGAACCTATGGGGAACCATCCTGCCTACACAGGTTTTTGGGGATGCCCTTGCTGCCAATGAAACGGCAAGCATTGTGAACATCTCCAGCATGAACTCCAAAAGGGCAGTTACAAAAGTATTGGGTTACAATATGGGCAAGGCTGCGGTGGACTGCTATAACCAATGGTTTGCAGTGGAGCTGGCGAAGCGCTATGGCGACAGGATCAGGATGAATGCATTGACACCGGGCTTTTTCCTGACAGAGCAAAACAGGGCCCTGCTGACCAACCCTGATGGTACCTACACGGCAAGGGGACAGGCGGTGATCAATAACACCCCTTTCAACAGGTTCGGTCGTCCGGAGGAGCTTACGGGCGCATTGGTGTGGCTGCTGAGTGACGCATCCCGATTCGTGACAGGGTCGCAGGTAGTGGTGGATGGAGGCTTTTCCATATTCAGTGGCGTTTAAAACAGTATTATGAGTACACCAGTTTCTTATCAGCATATTGAATACCGCATGGAACAAACCATGCGTTGGTTCGGACCCAATGACCCGGTCAGCCTTAGTGATATCCGGCAGGCAGGTTGCACGGGGGTGGTTACGGCCCTGCATCATATTCCTAACGGTGAGGTATGGCCGATAGATGCCATCATGGAAAGAAAGCGGGAGATAGAAGCGGCAGGAATGAGGTGGTCGGTGGTGGAGAGTGTGCCCGTTCATGAACAGATCAAGACGGCATCCGGGAATTACCGATCCTATATCGTCAACTACCAGCAGACACTGCGCAACCTGGCGTCCTGCGATATCAGGACAGTTACCTACAATTTCATGCCGGTGCTGGATTGGACCAGGACAGACCTGTCTTTCACAGTGGAGGATGGCAGTAAGGCCCTGCGTTTTGAGAAGGCTGCTTTCATGGCCTTTGACCTTTTCATGCTGCAAAGGGAAGGCGCTATGCAGGAATATGATGAAGAGGAGATCAGCCGGGCAAGGGAGCGTTTCGACAAGATGTCAGAAGCAGAGAAGCTGCTGCTGCAAAGGAATATCATCGCGGGCTTACCGGGTAGCGAAGAGTCTTTCACGCTGGACCAGTTTCGTGAAGCGCTTGCCGCTTATCAGCATATTGATGCCCATCAACTCAGGGCTAACCTTATCCATTTTTTACAACAGGTGGTCCCGGTGGCCGCTGAGGTTGGGGTGAACCTGGTGATCCATCCCGATGACCCGCCCTATCCCATATTGGGATTGCCCCGTGTGGTGAGCACCGCAGCAGATATTGAAGCACTGGTCAATGCCATTCCTGACCTTCACAATGGGCTTTGTTTTTGCACCGGCTCCTTTGGTGTCCGCGCAGATAATGACCTGCCAGCCATGTTCAGGCAATTCGGTGACCGGATCAATTTTATTCATTTGAGGAGTACGCGGCGCAACCAATGGGGGGATTTTTATGAAGACAACCACCTCGATGGTGATGTGGATATGGCTGCGGTGATGAAAGTGATCATTGAAACCATGCGTCGCAGGAAATGCGGCATAGCCATGCGTCCGGACCACGGTCACCAAATGCTGGATGATCTCCGAAAGACCACTAATCCCGGTTATGCTGCGATAGGCAGGTTAAGGGGGCTGGCGGAATTACGGGGCCTTGAACTGGGTCTGCAAAGGGCCATGAACGGCAATCTTTGAGGTTGAAAACTTTTAATTAGCGGGAATGAAAAAGAAGAAAAGACAAAAGGCATTCATCAACGAAAACTTCCTCTTATCTAATAAGCAGGCAAGGCAACTCTATTTCGACCATGCTGCCAACCTGCCCATTATCGATTACCATTGCCACTTGTCACCAGAGGCCATTGCCAAGGACTACCGTTTCGCTAACATGACGGAACTATGGTTAAAGGGTGACCATTACAAATGGAGGGCGATGCGGGCTGTTGGGATACCGGAAGAACTGATCACAGGGAATGCCAGCGACCAGGATAAATTCATGGCCTGGGCCAGGGTGGTTCCACATACATTGCGTAATCCCCTGTTCCATTGGACACAAATGGAGTTGAAATGGCCCTTTGGTATTGATGACTACCTCAATGAATCAACGGCCGGAACAATTTATGAGGCCTGCAATGCAATGCTTCAGGACCCGGATTACAGTTGCCGCTCACTTATAGCAATGAATAATGTTGAGTTGGTTGGGACAACCGATGATCCTTGTGATGACCTTCGTTTTCATAGGGAGGCAATAGCAGATGGCTTGTCTTTTGAATTGCGGCCATCCTTTCGCCCGGACCCGGTATTGGATATCCGTAACAAGGAAGGGTTCCTGCGATACATAGAAAGATTGGAACTGGCGAGTGGTGTGGTGATCAATGATTTCAGCAGCCTGTTACAGGCCCTCTGGCAGCGGGTGGAATATTTCCATGCCAATGGATGCAGGATAGCTGACCATGGACTGTCTGCCATGCCACTGCTTCCGGTTGATGAGCAAATAGTAGAAGAAGGGTTAAGGAAAGTATTGGAGGATAGGACATTTATGCACCCCGATCCGGAAGGATTTGCGGGATTGGTTTTATTGCACCTCTGCAGTATGTACCATGCTAAGGGATGGGCGCAGCAATTCCACCTGGGTGCTTTAAGGAATGTGAGTTCAAGGCTGAGGGAAAGATTAGGGGCAGACAGTGGGGGCGATACGATCGGTGATTATCCGCAGGCAGAGCGATTGGCGGCTTTCCTTGATGCTCTGGACCGGCAGGACCGGCTGGCGCCTACCATCATCTATAACCTTAATCCGGGTTGGAACGAGGTCTTCGCTGCCATGGCCGGCACTTTTAATGATGGTTCCATAGCCGGTAAGGTCCAGTTTGGATCGGCATGGTGGTACCTCGACCAGAAGGATGGAATAGAAAAACAATTGAATGCCTTGTCGAACCTGGGGGTGTTGAGTAACTTCATCGGGATGACGACGGATAGCCGGAGTTTCCTTTCCTATTCCCGCCACGATTATTTCAGGAGGGTCTTGTGCAACCTGTTGGGACAGGAAATGGAAGCGGGCCTCTTGCCCAATGACCGTGAATGGATCGGCGCATTGGTGCGGCAATTGTGTTATGATAATGCGAAAAACTTTTTCAAGGTAGGCTGATGGATCAAGTATTGTGTTTTGGGGAACTCTTGCTTCGGTATGCACCGGACAATGAAGGCAACTGGTTGCGACAGGGCGCTATGCCTGTTTACATTGGTGGTGCTGAATACAATGTAGCAGCAGCGCTGGCCCAATGGGGAGTGCCGGTATCCTATTGTACGGCCCTGCCGCAAAATTATTTATCCAACCACCTGTTAAGCCAGTTGCAGCGGCAGAAAATTGATGCCAGTCCCATTGTTTATAGTGGCGAAAGGATAGGTGCCTATTTCTTGCCATTTGGAAAGGACCTGAAGCATACTGGTGTGATCTATGACCGATCTGGTTCTTCCTTTTCACAACTCGAACCTGGCAGTATCAATTGGGTGAAGTTGCTGAAGGATAAGAAATGGTTTCATTTCTCCGCCATCAGTGCCTCCCTCACGCCTAATGCGGCCGCAGTTTGCCTTGAGGCGGTGAAAGTGGCCAGGGCGCTGGATATCCCGGTGTCACTCGACCTGAATTACCGGCCAAGGTTGTGGAAGTATGGAAAGGAGCCGGTTGAGGTAATGCCTGAACTGGCCAGTTATTGCACGGTGCTGATGGGGAATATCTGGAGTGCCCATACCATGCTCGGTGTACCGCTCCAGGAAGAGATGATCTCATCAGGTTATTATTATCGCCATGCGGAGATCAGTGCTACGCATATACTTGAACGTTATCCCTCCTGCCAGTGGGTCGCCAATACCTTCCGGTTTGAGGATGGACCGGGTATTGCCTATTCTGCAACGCTGTTCTCCAGGGGCGAAGGAAGTTTGGTTTCGCGGGAATATGCTGCAGGCAGTGTGGCCGATAAGGTGGGTTCGGGGGATTGTTTCATGGCGGGGTTGATCTATGGGAAATTTTCCGGCCTTTCTACCAGGGATACCCTGGAATATGCAACAGCCGCAGCTTTCAGGAAGCTGCAGGTGATGGGGGATATAACAACAGATACCATCCAGGATATCAAAAAACAAATAAAAGCATGAGTAGTTCCGGAAAGATCCTTGATGCAATAAAAGAACAACTGGTATTGCCCTTGTTTTACCATGATTCACCTGAGCTCTCCTTATCGGTGATCAAGGCGCTGTACAATGCCGGGGTGCGGGTGGTCGAGTACACTAACCGTGGGGACCATGCTTTGGAAAATTTCAGGCTCCTGAAGTCGACCTTACTGGTTGAAGCGCCGGGTATTTTCCTGGGCGCAGGAACCGTAAAGACTGCAGGGGAGGCGAGGGCCTTCATGGATGCCGGTGCGGACTTCCTGGTGAGCCCGGTGGTGGATCCGGAAGTGGGAGAGCTGGCGCGGCACAATGGATTGTTGTGGGTGCCCGGCTGTATGACCCCAACAGAGATACAGTCAGCTGTAAAGGCAGGCGCTTCATTGGTGAAAATGTTCCCGGGTAATGTGTTGGGACCAGGCTTCATTGCTGCAATAAAAGACTTGTTCCCGGGAACCAGCTTCATGCCTACAGGAG is drawn from Flavihumibacter rivuli and contains these coding sequences:
- a CDS encoding sugar kinase, yielding MDQVLCFGELLLRYAPDNEGNWLRQGAMPVYIGGAEYNVAAALAQWGVPVSYCTALPQNYLSNHLLSQLQRQKIDASPIVYSGERIGAYFLPFGKDLKHTGVIYDRSGSSFSQLEPGSINWVKLLKDKKWFHFSAISASLTPNAAAVCLEAVKVARALDIPVSLDLNYRPRLWKYGKEPVEVMPELASYCTVLMGNIWSAHTMLGVPLQEEMISSGYYYRHAEISATHILERYPSCQWVANTFRFEDGPGIAYSATLFSRGEGSLVSREYAAGSVADKVGSGDCFMAGLIYGKFSGLSTRDTLEYATAAAFRKLQVMGDITTDTIQDIKKQIKA
- a CDS encoding bifunctional 4-hydroxy-2-oxoglutarate aldolase/2-dehydro-3-deoxy-phosphogluconate aldolase is translated as MSSSGKILDAIKEQLVLPLFYHDSPELSLSVIKALYNAGVRVVEYTNRGDHALENFRLLKSTLLVEAPGIFLGAGTVKTAGEARAFMDAGADFLVSPVVDPEVGELARHNGLLWVPGCMTPTEIQSAVKAGASLVKMFPGNVLGPGFIAAIKDLFPGTSFMPTGGVELEEENMRGWFRAGAVAVGMGSRLISKEILTNKNLSQLETDTQIALRIARSAKA